In Pleurocapsa sp. PCC 7319, the following are encoded in one genomic region:
- the ubiE gene encoding bifunctional demethylmenaquinone methyltransferase/2-methoxy-6-polyprenyl-1,4-benzoquinol methylase UbiE, translating to MTPAASPAATEIKAIFDRIAPVYDQLNDRLSFGQHRIWKLMTVKWCEASLGDHALDICCGSGDLALLLAQKVGNSGKVTGLDFACEQLAIAKQRQMVKCPTVPMEWLEGDALNLPFVPNQFDCATMGYGLRNVTNIPRCLQELYRVLKPGAKAAVLDFHRPSQGYMQAFQQWYLTNIVVPTAAEMNLKEEYAYITPSVKRFPLGKEQVKLAHSAGFSQAIHYPLMGGMMGILALTK from the coding sequence ATGACTCCAGCGGCTTCTCCAGCAGCAACAGAAATAAAAGCTATTTTTGATCGTATTGCACCAGTATATGATCAATTAAACGATCGCTTAAGTTTTGGTCAGCATCGTATTTGGAAGCTGATGACCGTCAAATGGTGTGAGGCTAGTTTAGGAGATCACGCTTTGGATATATGTTGTGGTAGCGGAGACCTTGCTCTATTACTAGCACAAAAAGTGGGCAATAGTGGTAAGGTAACGGGCTTAGATTTTGCCTGCGAGCAACTGGCGATCGCAAAACAACGACAAATGGTTAAATGTCCTACCGTACCAATGGAGTGGCTTGAAGGAGACGCTTTAAATTTGCCATTTGTCCCTAATCAATTTGACTGTGCCACTATGGGTTACGGATTGCGAAACGTGACTAATATTCCTCGTTGTTTGCAGGAATTGTATCGTGTTCTTAAACCAGGAGCAAAAGCAGCAGTGCTTGATTTTCATCGTCCCAGCCAAGGCTATATGCAAGCTTTTCAACAGTGGTATCTTACTAACATCGTAGTACCAACTGCGGCAGAAATGAATCTTAAGGAAGAATATGCTTACATAACTCCTAGTGTGAAAAGATTTCCCCTGGGAAAAGAACAGGTTAAACTAGCTCATTCAGCCGGATTCAGCCAAGCGATCCATTACCCATTGATGGGAGGAATGATGGGGATATTGGCACTAACGAAATAA
- the bchB gene encoding ferredoxin:protochlorophyllide reductase (ATP-dependent) subunit B: protein MKLAYWMYAGPAHIGTLRVASSFKNVHAIMHAPLGDDYFNVMRSMLERERNFTPVTASVVDRNVLARGSQEKVVDNITRKDKEEHPDLIVLTPTCTSSILQEDLQNFVSRAEMDTQGDVMLADVNHYRYNELQAADRTLYQVVKYYIDKARKKENLPTDKTAKPSVNILGISTLGFHNQHDCTELKRLMADLGIEVNEVIPEGASVHNLKNLPRAWFNLVPYRELGRMAAEYLESEFSMPYVDISPMGVVETARCIRKIQQVINAQGAEVDYEEYINNQTLYVSQAAWFSRSIDCQNLTGKKAVVFGDNTHAAAMTKILAREMGIQVVLAGTYCKYDADWFREQVSEYCDEVLISDDNAEIGDAIARHEPAAIFGTQMERHVGKRLDIPCGVIAAPIHIQNFPIGYKPFVGYEGTNQIADLVYNSFTLGMEDHLLEIFGGHDTKEVITKGISADSDLNWNKEAKAELAKIPGFVRGKVKRNTEKFARDRNLSEITLEVMYAAKESVGA, encoded by the coding sequence ATGAAGTTAGCTTACTGGATGTATGCTGGTCCTGCACATATCGGAACTCTACGGGTCGCTAGTTCTTTTAAAAATGTTCATGCCATTATGCATGCTCCCCTCGGAGATGATTACTTTAACGTCATGCGTTCAATGTTAGAGAGAGAGAGAAATTTTACTCCAGTTACTGCTAGCGTAGTGGATCGAAATGTTTTGGCCCGTGGTTCGCAAGAAAAAGTGGTGGATAACATTACTCGCAAAGATAAGGAAGAACACCCAGACTTGATCGTGCTTACTCCCACTTGTACATCCAGTATTCTGCAAGAAGACTTACAAAACTTCGTTAGTCGAGCGGAAATGGATACTCAAGGAGATGTGATGCTGGCTGATGTTAATCACTATCGATATAACGAATTACAAGCAGCCGATCGCACTCTATATCAGGTGGTTAAATATTACATTGACAAAGCCAGAAAAAAAGAAAACTTACCAACAGACAAAACTGCCAAACCATCAGTCAATATACTAGGTATTTCCACCTTAGGTTTTCACAATCAACACGACTGCACTGAGTTAAAACGGTTGATGGCTGACTTGGGAATTGAAGTCAACGAAGTAATTCCTGAAGGTGCTTCGGTACACAATCTCAAAAATTTACCCCGTGCTTGGTTTAATCTTGTTCCCTATCGTGAACTAGGTAGAATGGCAGCAGAATATTTAGAATCTGAATTTTCTATGCCTTATGTGGATATATCACCGATGGGAGTAGTCGAAACCGCCCGTTGTATCCGCAAAATTCAACAGGTAATTAATGCTCAGGGGGCAGAAGTTGACTACGAAGAATATATTAATAACCAGACTCTCTATGTTTCTCAGGCTGCTTGGTTTTCTCGTTCTATTGACTGTCAGAATTTAACAGGTAAAAAGGCAGTCGTATTTGGAGATAATACTCATGCCGCAGCGATGACCAAGATCTTAGCCAGAGAAATGGGAATTCAGGTTGTTTTGGCTGGAACTTACTGTAAATACGATGCTGACTGGTTTAGAGAACAGGTAAGTGAATATTGTGATGAAGTTCTGATCAGTGATGATAATGCTGAAATTGGTGATGCGATCGCTCGTCATGAACCAGCAGCTATCTTTGGTACACAAATGGAACGTCATGTAGGGAAACGTTTAGATATTCCCTGTGGTGTGATTGCGGCACCAATTCATATCCAAAATTTCCCGATCGGCTATAAACCATTTGTGGGTTATGAAGGAACTAATCAAATTGCTGATTTGGTGTATAACTCTTTTACTTTAGGAATGGAAGATCATCTTTTGGAAATCTTCGGTGGACACGATACGAAAGAAGTTATTACGAAAGGAATATCAGCAGACTCCGACTTAAACTGGAACAAAGAAGCGAAAGCTGAACTTGCCAAAATTCCTGGTTTTGTTAGAGGGAAAGTAAAACGTAACACCGAAAAATTCGCTCGCGATCGCAATCTTTCGGAAATTACTTTAGAAGTAATGTATGCTGCCAAAGAATCTGTTGGTGCTTAG
- a CDS encoding NAD(+) kinase — translation MPKPIAGIVYNDIKPIACKVASEIEEKLAGSGWDVRMTTGVGGILEYSTPGSPVCNTRIEQLTPPNFDRDIEFAVVLGGDGTVLSAFRQLAPHNIPLLTINTGHMGFLTETYLTHLDEAVDKLLAKDYEIEERSMLTVRVFRNDAMLWEALTLNEMVLHREPLTSMCHFEVQIGQHAPVDVAADGIIISTPTGSTAYSLSAGGPVVTPEVPVLQLAPICPHSLASRALVFSDRESVKVFPATPNRMVMVVDGNGGCYILPDDHIYIEKSVYPARFIRLRSPEFFRILREKLGWGLPHIAKPTSVELP, via the coding sequence GTGCCAAAGCCAATAGCAGGCATTGTTTATAACGATATTAAGCCAATAGCTTGCAAAGTTGCATCAGAAATAGAAGAGAAACTTGCTGGTTCAGGTTGGGATGTACGGATGACGACAGGAGTAGGAGGAATACTAGAATATTCAACTCCCGGTAGTCCTGTGTGCAACACACGAATCGAGCAATTAACCCCTCCTAACTTTGATCGAGATATAGAATTTGCGGTAGTCTTGGGTGGTGATGGTACAGTTTTATCGGCTTTTAGGCAACTTGCTCCCCATAATATCCCTTTGCTGACTATTAATACAGGTCACATGGGCTTTCTGACAGAGACATATCTCACTCATTTAGACGAAGCTGTAGACAAGCTTTTAGCCAAAGACTATGAAATAGAAGAGCGTTCTATGCTCACGGTTAGAGTATTTCGCAATGATGCTATGTTATGGGAGGCTCTTACTCTGAACGAAATGGTTTTGCATCGAGAACCATTAACAAGTATGTGCCATTTTGAAGTACAAATTGGTCAACACGCACCAGTAGACGTAGCAGCTGATGGCATTATCATTTCCACACCAACTGGTTCTACTGCTTATTCTTTGAGTGCGGGAGGTCCCGTGGTAACTCCGGAGGTTCCTGTATTGCAGTTAGCACCGATCTGTCCTCATTCTCTTGCGTCTCGGGCATTAGTGTTTAGCGATCGCGAATCAGTCAAGGTATTTCCTGCCACTCCAAATCGGATGGTAATGGTGGTCGATGGCAATGGTGGATGCTATATTTTGCCTGACGATCATATTTATATTGAAAAATCAGTTTATCCTGCTCGCTTTATTCGACTGCGATCGCCTGAATTCTTCCGTATCCTGAGGGAAAAGTTAGGTTGGGGATTACCTCATATTGCCAAACCTACCTCAGTGGAGCTACCCTAA
- the nblR gene encoding response regulator transcription factor NblR, which yields MITNKKTNATNSPILLLTDNDFAQQASLDLQRAGYLPLFEKAQKGWQKLSILQPAMVIVDHSISGTSGVSLCRQLRSSGNRIPILMLVEQETVAERVACLESGADDYLLKPYNREQLLEQISLYLQSEVPVPEQLRFGELILDLSTRQVIRNDRVIDLTMKEFELLKYLMSNPQQVMTREEIIENVWGFDYRGESNVIEVYIRYLRLKIESQNSKRLIQTVRGIGYVLRES from the coding sequence ATGATTACCAACAAGAAGACCAATGCCACCAATTCACCAATTTTGTTATTAACCGATAATGATTTTGCCCAACAAGCAAGTTTAGATTTACAGAGGGCGGGCTACTTGCCCCTGTTTGAAAAAGCCCAGAAGGGATGGCAAAAACTAAGTATCCTTCAGCCAGCAATGGTAATTGTCGATCACTCAATTTCTGGCACCTCAGGTGTTAGTTTGTGTCGTCAGTTACGTAGTTCAGGCAATAGGATTCCCATCTTGATGCTAGTTGAGCAAGAAACAGTAGCAGAAAGGGTCGCTTGTTTAGAATCTGGAGCAGATGACTATCTATTAAAACCCTACAATCGTGAGCAACTGTTGGAGCAAATTAGTTTATATCTTCAGTCAGAAGTTCCCGTCCCAGAGCAATTAAGATTTGGTGAATTAATTTTAGATTTAAGTACTCGTCAAGTAATACGTAATGATCGAGTTATCGATTTAACCATGAAAGAGTTTGAATTGTTGAAATACTTGATGTCTAATCCACAGCAGGTCATGACTCGGGAAGAAATCATTGAAAATGTCTGGGGATTCGATTATCGTGGGGAATCCAATGTTATTGAAGTTTATATTCGTTATTTGAGACTAAAAATAGAAAGCCAAAATAGTAAAAGATTAATTCAAACTGTCAGAGGAATTGGTTATGTACTTAGAGAATCGTAA
- a CDS encoding DUF4912 domain-containing protein, with protein sequence MAKERPPLEEMTLRQLRKVASEYKISRYSRMRKAQLLSSIKEAIKKTEQERFIQNPSAIQEEQEVEQKINAAKFEVGQEDNIQESLASVDQDLGELPDGYGESRIVLMPRDPQWAYAYWDVPNTSKEELRRQGGQQLALRIYDVTDIDINHQAPHSVQEYLCDEMAREWYLPIPVSDRDYVADIGYRCADGRWLVLARSASVSIPPVYPSDWIEDAFITVNWQDDLRGKTLYTLVPPAKRQSTAGAAQGDQLYDAVFGMTKSTESMRMAGSLFGSMQQTPEAAVSSYVFPSGVGMWAVPSASGINMSGAGFSASAPPARPRKFWLVADAELIVYGATEPDATVTIGDRQIKLNPDGTFRFQMSFQDGIIDYPIKAVAVDGEQTRSVHMNFERQTPSRNTNTKEEAVEEWFA encoded by the coding sequence ATGGCAAAAGAACGCCCACCGTTAGAGGAGATGACTTTGCGGCAGCTGAGAAAAGTTGCTAGCGAATATAAAATATCCCGTTATAGTCGAATGCGCAAAGCGCAACTACTTTCTTCTATTAAAGAAGCAATTAAAAAGACAGAACAAGAAAGGTTTATTCAAAATCCATCAGCCATCCAGGAGGAACAAGAAGTGGAACAAAAAATTAATGCTGCCAAATTTGAGGTCGGTCAGGAAGATAATATCCAAGAAAGCCTTGCTTCTGTCGATCAAGATTTAGGAGAACTTCCCGACGGTTACGGAGAGAGCCGCATTGTGTTGATGCCTCGTGACCCACAGTGGGCATATGCTTACTGGGATGTCCCCAATACCAGCAAAGAAGAATTGCGACGTCAGGGTGGGCAACAGCTAGCATTACGCATTTATGATGTAACGGATATTGATATTAATCACCAAGCACCTCACAGTGTTCAAGAATATCTCTGTGATGAGATGGCAAGAGAATGGTACTTGCCAATTCCAGTTAGCGATCGCGATTATGTAGCAGACATCGGCTATCGCTGTGCAGATGGTCGTTGGTTAGTATTAGCGCGTTCGGCATCTGTAAGCATTCCTCCTGTCTACCCTTCCGATTGGATTGAAGATGCCTTTATTACTGTCAACTGGCAGGATGATCTTAGAGGTAAAACTTTATATACTCTTGTACCTCCTGCTAAGAGACAATCTACGGCTGGTGCAGCTCAAGGAGATCAGCTTTATGACGCTGTGTTTGGCATGACTAAGTCAACTGAATCTATGCGTATGGCAGGATCTTTGTTTGGTTCCATGCAACAAACTCCTGAGGCAGCAGTTAGTTCTTATGTTTTCCCTTCTGGTGTGGGAATGTGGGCTGTACCTAGTGCTTCTGGCATCAATATGTCTGGAGCAGGCTTCTCTGCTAGTGCCCCTCCAGCTCGTCCTCGCAAGTTCTGGTTAGTTGCTGATGCAGAACTAATTGTTTATGGTGCAACTGAGCCTGATGCTACTGTTACTATTGGCGATCGCCAAATAAAACTCAATCCCGATGGCACATTCCGTTTCCAAATGTCGTTCCAGGATGGCATCATTGACTATCCTATTAAGGCTGTAGCTGTTGATGGTGAGCAAACCCGCTCGGTTCACATGAATTTTGAGCGTCAAACTCCTTCTCGTAACACTAATACGAAGGAAGAAGCTGTTGAAGAATGGTTTGCTTAA
- a CDS encoding DUF192 domain-containing protein: protein MMKLKINLGIVLLILLSSCSFITSAKKTIANASEEIKQGQMLPITATAEIAEATIQLEVAQTPQQQATGLMYRDCLADDRGMLFPFESVKVARFWMKNVPISLDMIFLNGDRVVGIANDVPSCQDNPCPVYGPEALVDQVIELRGGRAQELGINVGDQIVVKFLDSK, encoded by the coding sequence ATGATGAAATTAAAAATTAATCTAGGTATCGTACTACTAATTCTTTTATCTAGTTGCTCATTTATAACATCTGCTAAGAAAACTATAGCTAATGCTTCAGAGGAAATTAAACAGGGTCAAATGTTACCCATAACCGCCACAGCCGAAATTGCTGAAGCAACAATTCAGTTAGAGGTAGCCCAAACTCCACAACAACAGGCGACGGGCTTGATGTATCGTGATTGTTTAGCAGACGATCGGGGGATGTTATTTCCTTTTGAATCGGTCAAGGTTGCTCGTTTTTGGATGAAAAATGTCCCTATATCTTTGGATATGATTTTCCTAAATGGCGATCGCGTTGTCGGGATTGCTAATGATGTCCCTTCCTGTCAAGATAACCCTTGTCCTGTATACGGTCCAGAAGCTTTAGTCGATCAAGTAATTGAATTACGGGGAGGAAGAGCCCAAGAATTAGGGATTAACGTCGGAGATCAAATTGTAGTTAAATTTTTGGATTCTAAGTAA
- a CDS encoding diguanylate cyclase, with translation MNRATRAFNTNLSIRQILIASLIFQVGVVVGLTGYFSWKNGQKTVEALALRLSREVTSHTQQHVADYLNIPLTFLKINQILAESNRLNLDDLQDLQDVFWQQAQITPQINTLFFGSETGDFIEIEMKDFPKVAMRNSSTAPYWQLYRLDEQGQKTTFLGQQKYDPRQRPWYQAAISQDSLVWSPIYLFADPPVLGITPAITLKDRQTQKIKGVMAIDLTLDEISKFLTTLKISDSGRAFIIEKSGKMVATSTNNSLVRRNTWGNERLHYSDSSDPLIKATADFLQLEFNNFQQINSPQQVIFKFDHSRHFVQATSLDSHSGLDWLIVTVIPESDFIEYIRNNTYTTLLLSVLALILAIFLGAIANQWIIKSVTYISHVAKAISSEQILTIEQQSKIKELAILTESFNFMAIKLQTSAQNIENLESRWEEKVEERTRNLEQVNQELSRLANVDSLTQIYNRYYFDLTLQKLWRESIRERTQIALILCDVDNFKLYNDTYGHPMGDQCLKKVAKALNESINRDQDVTARYGGEEFAIILPRTSSEGAVQVATRMMNAVSNLNIFHGTSNVENYVTISCGIACFSPSPGLSSINLIESADNALYQAKQQGKNCWVMAEENLAT, from the coding sequence ATGAATAGAGCGACTAGAGCTTTTAATACGAACTTATCTATACGTCAAATTTTAATTGCTTCTCTTATTTTTCAGGTTGGCGTAGTCGTTGGTTTAACTGGTTACTTTTCCTGGAAAAATGGTCAAAAAACTGTTGAAGCTCTAGCATTGCGTTTAAGTAGAGAAGTAACATCTCATACTCAGCAGCACGTAGCCGATTATTTGAATATTCCGCTCACATTTCTCAAGATTAATCAGATATTAGCCGAATCTAATCGTTTAAACTTAGATGATCTTCAAGATTTACAGGATGTTTTTTGGCAGCAAGCCCAAATTACCCCTCAAATAAACACCCTTTTTTTTGGTAGTGAAACAGGAGACTTTATTGAAATAGAGATGAAAGACTTTCCTAAAGTAGCTATGAGAAACTCTTCTACCGCACCATATTGGCAATTGTATCGTCTAGATGAACAGGGTCAAAAAACTACTTTTTTAGGACAACAAAAATACGATCCTCGACAAAGACCTTGGTATCAAGCAGCGATCTCCCAAGATAGTTTAGTTTGGTCCCCCATATATCTATTTGCAGATCCTCCCGTTTTGGGCATTACTCCTGCAATTACGCTTAAAGATCGTCAAACGCAGAAGATTAAAGGAGTAATGGCGATCGATTTAACTCTTGATGAAATTAGTAAGTTTTTAACCACTTTAAAAATTAGCGATTCAGGGAGAGCTTTTATTATTGAGAAATCGGGAAAGATGGTAGCAACTTCGACTAATAATTCTCTAGTAAGAAGAAATACCTGGGGAAACGAGCGTTTGCATTATTCCGATAGTTCAGATCCTCTAATTAAAGCTACAGCAGATTTTTTACAGTTAGAATTTAACAATTTTCAACAGATTAACTCACCACAACAGGTGATTTTTAAATTTGATCATAGTCGGCATTTTGTGCAAGCTACTAGTCTAGATAGCCACTCTGGTTTGGATTGGTTAATAGTTACGGTAATTCCAGAGTCAGACTTTATAGAATATATTCGTAATAATACTTATACAACTCTATTGCTGAGTGTTCTGGCTTTAATTTTGGCAATTTTTTTGGGTGCGATCGCTAATCAGTGGATTATTAAATCGGTGACTTATATTTCTCATGTTGCCAAAGCAATATCTAGTGAACAAATATTGACGATCGAGCAGCAATCCAAAATTAAAGAGCTAGCTATTCTTACAGAGTCATTTAATTTTATGGCCATAAAACTCCAAACCTCAGCTCAAAATATCGAAAATTTGGAGTCTAGATGGGAAGAAAAAGTAGAAGAAAGAACTAGAAATCTTGAACAAGTAAATCAAGAACTTAGCCGCTTGGCTAATGTAGATAGTCTGACTCAAATTTATAATCGCTATTATTTCGATCTAACACTGCAAAAACTTTGGCGAGAATCTATCAGAGAAAGAACACAAATCGCTTTGATTTTATGTGATGTAGATAATTTTAAATTATATAACGATACCTATGGTCATCCCATGGGCGATCAATGCCTGAAAAAAGTAGCAAAAGCTCTGAATGAATCTATTAATAGAGATCAAGATGTTACTGCTAGGTATGGCGGAGAAGAATTTGCCATAATTTTGCCTCGTACCAGTTCTGAGGGTGCTGTTCAAGTAGCAACAAGAATGATGAATGCCGTCAGTAATTTAAATATATTTCATGGTACTTCCAATGTAGAAAATTATGTCACCATTAGTTGTGGTATTGCTTGTTTTTCCCCTAGCCCTGGCTTATCATCAATAAATCTAATTGAGAGTGCAGATAACGCACTGTATCAAGCAAAACAACAGGGGAAAAATTGTTGGGTTATGGCAGAGGAAAATCTGGCAACATGA
- the rpmA gene encoding 50S ribosomal protein L27 has product MAHKKGTGSTRNGRDSNSKRLGVKRYGGQEVTAGSILVRQRGTSVYPGNNVGRGKDDTIYSLIHGVVKFEYRSRSQRKVSVYPVAEGTA; this is encoded by the coding sequence ATGGCTCATAAGAAAGGAACTGGTAGTACTCGTAACGGTCGCGATTCTAATTCCAAACGACTTGGAGTAAAGCGTTATGGTGGTCAAGAAGTTACCGCAGGAAGTATTTTAGTTCGTCAGAGAGGCACTAGCGTATATCCTGGTAATAATGTTGGTCGTGGTAAAGACGATACTATTTATTCTCTGATTCATGGCGTAGTTAAGTTTGAATATAGAAGTAGATCGCAGAGAAAAGTAAGTGTTTATCCTGTTGCCGAAGGTACAGCATAA
- the rplU gene encoding 50S ribosomal protein L21, producing the protein MTYAIVEIGGGQIRVEPGRFYDINLLAGEPDSSYIIDKVLLVSNDDDVTVGRPFIAGASVEGTVMRHRRGKKVIVYKMQPKKKTRKKRGHRQELTRLMIDSISLNGSVVAAAEAESKAVTAVTTTTEEE; encoded by the coding sequence ATGACTTACGCAATTGTAGAAATAGGCGGCGGACAAATTAGAGTTGAACCAGGTCGCTTTTATGACATTAACTTATTAGCTGGCGAACCAGATTCTAGCTATATCATAGACAAAGTTTTATTGGTAAGTAATGACGATGATGTAACTGTGGGTCGTCCTTTTATTGCAGGTGCTTCGGTAGAAGGTACTGTAATGCGTCATAGACGAGGCAAAAAAGTAATTGTCTATAAGATGCAGCCTAAAAAGAAAACTCGCAAAAAACGCGGTCATCGTCAGGAATTAACTCGCTTGATGATTGATTCTATCAGTCTAAATGGTTCTGTTGTTGCTGCTGCTGAAGCTGAATCAAAAGCAGTAACAGCAGTAACAACAACAACTGAGGAAGAATAA
- a CDS encoding DUF2949 domain-containing protein, which yields MKPAIYAKFIKFLTEELSLSHDSIAIVQRAVEENPAPIPMILWQYGLVTLEELDRIYDWLHSKTKLDLN from the coding sequence ATGAAACCAGCCATCTATGCCAAATTTATTAAATTCTTGACCGAAGAACTATCTCTTTCCCATGACTCTATTGCGATAGTACAAAGAGCCGTGGAAGAAAATCCGGCGCCAATACCGATGATTCTTTGGCAGTATGGACTAGTCACTCTAGAAGAACTAGATCGTATTTATGACTGGCTTCATTCTAAGACCAAATTAGATCTCAACTAG
- a CDS encoding DUF445 domain-containing protein: MSIQDTALALANLWIFFVPPVAGSIIGYFTNDIAIKMLFRPYKAIYIGKRKLPFTPGLIPSNQERLAQKVSDTIMGSLLTPSELQKLAQRLLATERMESAILWLLKLALEQVQEDREQKTAKVLANILHDLFSQSLPRLLRVLARRDDFLEAQTNQIFDQILLNFQLKESQAKKFSDWLLGSVLPPDVIRRAIIDFLSDRNIQIIDEGFREKTSGTYWVVANLFGLRNSLIRLRSFCIDEKEITNARLEELTFSLQIRDRIKNWLKNLSLQNLPVSTVRQLRKTVRETVRNYIREEGGNVIARLGDSVEWENLSVLILKRLQSSPAVNDSLEVISQELALVLERYLEEDLEKLVAQAIPILSIDQVIINRVSATSPEDLEIAVQGIVKNELQAIVNLGGILGFIVGLLQTILLFFN; the protein is encoded by the coding sequence TTGTCGATTCAAGATACTGCTTTGGCATTAGCTAACCTCTGGATATTTTTTGTTCCTCCTGTAGCAGGGAGTATTATTGGCTATTTTACTAACGACATAGCCATTAAAATGCTCTTTCGTCCCTACAAGGCTATTTACATTGGTAAGCGAAAGTTACCTTTCACTCCTGGCTTAATTCCCAGTAATCAAGAGCGTCTAGCTCAAAAAGTTTCCGACACTATTATGGGTTCATTACTGACCCCCAGTGAACTGCAAAAGTTAGCTCAAAGGCTTCTGGCAACGGAACGTATGGAAAGTGCTATTTTATGGTTGCTTAAATTAGCCTTGGAACAAGTTCAGGAAGATCGAGAACAAAAAACAGCCAAAGTTTTAGCCAATATCTTGCACGATCTATTTAGTCAATCTTTACCCCGATTGCTTAGAGTATTGGCGAGAAGAGATGATTTTTTAGAAGCTCAAACTAATCAAATTTTCGATCAGATTCTGCTCAATTTTCAACTCAAAGAGTCCCAAGCCAAGAAATTTTCCGACTGGCTGTTAGGTTCTGTTCTGCCCCCTGACGTAATTCGTCGTGCAATTATTGATTTTTTAAGCGATCGCAATATTCAAATTATTGATGAAGGTTTTCGGGAAAAAACCAGTGGTACTTATTGGGTGGTTGCCAACTTATTTGGCTTACGTAACAGTCTAATTAGATTACGCTCTTTTTGTATTGATGAAAAAGAAATCACCAACGCCAGACTAGAAGAATTAACTTTCTCATTACAAATTCGCGATCGCATTAAAAATTGGCTCAAAAATCTCTCGCTGCAAAATTTGCCTGTTTCTACAGTGAGACAATTACGTAAAACAGTACGTGAAACAGTACGCAATTACATTAGAGAGGAAGGGGGTAATGTGATTGCCAGACTAGGTGATTCCGTGGAGTGGGAAAATTTATCAGTATTAATTCTCAAACGTCTACAATCATCGCCGGCAGTCAATGATTCTTTAGAAGTAATTAGTCAGGAATTGGCTTTGGTATTGGAACGTTATCTAGAAGAAGATTTAGAGAAACTAGTTGCCCAAGCGATACCAATCCTGTCAATCGATCAAGTAATTATCAATCGTGTTTCTGCTACCTCTCCCGAAGATTTAGAAATAGCAGTACAAGGTATAGTTAAAAATGAACTCCAAGCGATCGTTAACTTAGGAGGAATACTAGGGTTTATTGTCGGATTATTACAAACAATTTTATTATTTTTTAATTAG